A genomic segment from Gossypium hirsutum isolate 1008001.06 chromosome D04, Gossypium_hirsutum_v2.1, whole genome shotgun sequence encodes:
- the LOC107910110 gene encoding glutamate receptor 2.8 — MPKYSKHCFSFFPFLLFSYVLIGFTIKLETASSSGLYGTRDSTRLVYNIGVVVDVNSNMGAMANICLSMALSDFYAKHPNYETRLSLQRWESLGAVAAAPAVGYLPQTSAEASFAIQLGDNLSPSYSPLLIRTTMPDFSRLAEATVSTLEMFEWNKVTLIYEDMEFSNAIIPYLTDALVNKDIQLSHKIAIPTFPEDFQILERLEVLMSSQSEVFVVHMSSNLASRLFVSANKEGMMGKGFAWLVTDGLSNFVDTMDPIAIGSMKGVIGLRPYIPKTTALKNFRTRYKRISSMKQNKAATKLNLLGLWLYDIVWGFGMTVERIGNVNSGFLKEMNDRTWLIGTLNPSFRGISGILDLVNRQFQPSVFEIFNITGKRNRVIGYWTNGQGTSKNNNSTSRNTPRILQAEEPTRAKWRIGVPSKKGFTEFVNIQSGNKSNDDELPGFSIEVFRKVWDLALTSTTSYEFVNIDGTYDDLCCQVKYQEIHAAVGDISIVGSRTNCVDFTLPYLETGVAMLIKVRHNGPKDMWIFLKPLSWDLWLVIIAICIFIGIVVRVLERRENTEFNGSARKQLSTILMFPCQSVAIPQRDMVVTNGSRLVLVVWIFLALILMQSYTANLSSILTVNQLQPTIPSIKELRKSYVGYQNHSFVKGFLINQLGFQESMLKPYCSVDDYQEALSKGSENEGVSAIFDEIPYIKLFLAQYTTGYLMVGPTYRTDGLGFALPIGSPMVANFSRAILNFTQGKYMNSLEKKYFGMVSIDQDETGAVSSASPSLTSRSFAGLFIIISIIVLLALLSSKIHILRRLIQRYIFSNSGDIAHPPQINNVEENHNSNQNNRDESIEEGILEGRSS; from the exons ATGCCAAAATATTCCAAGCACTGCTTTTCCTTTTTTCCCTTCCTTCTCTTTTCATATGTTTTGATTGGCTTCACCATAAAATTAGAAACTGCTAGCAGTAGTGGACTATACGGAACCAGGGATTCAACCAGGTTAGTGTATAATATCGGTGTAGTTGTTGATGTGAACTCAAACATGGGTGCTATGGCGAATATATGCTTGTCGATGGCTCTTTCAGATTTCTATGCCAAACATCCAAATTATGAAACCAGATTATCTCTGCAAAGATGGGAATCGCTTGGTGCCGTTGCTGCAGCGCCAGCAG TTGGATATCTACCACAGACATCAGCTGAAGCCTCATTTGCAATCCAACTTGGAGACAACCTTTCTCCTTCTTATAGTCCTTTGCTTATCAGAACAACCATGCCTGACTTCTCTCGCCTAGCAGAAGCTACGGTTTCCACTTTGGAAATGTTTGAATGGAACAAAGTTACACTTATATATGAAGACATGGAATTCAGTAATGCCATCATCCCCTATCTAACCGATGCATTAGTGAACAAGGACATTCAACTATCACACAAGATTGCAATCCCCACCTTTCCAGAagattttcaaattttagaaagGCTTGAAGTGCTAATGAGCTCGCAAAGTGAGGTATTTGTGGTGCACATGTCTTCAAATCTTGCGTCTCGTCTTTTTGTATCTGCAAACAAggaaggaatgatgggcaaaggATTTGCATGGCTCGTGACAGATGGTTTATCCAACTTTGTAGATACCATGGATCCTATAGCTATTGGTTCAATGAAGGGTGTAATAGGCTTAAGGCCTTATATTCCCAAGACGACAGCTCTTAAGAACTTCAGAACAAGATATAAAAGGATATCCAGCATGAAGCAGAACAAGGCTGCAACTAAGCTAAATCTTTTAGGTTTGTGGCTTTATGATATAGTTTGGGGATTTGGTATGACAGTGGAAAGAATAGgcaatgtgaattctggcttcttGAAGGAGATGAATGACAGAACTTGGTTAATAGGAACCTTGAACCCTAGTTTTAGAGGGATCAGTGGGATTTTAGACTTGGTGAATAGGCAGTTCCAACCTTCggtctttgaaatttttaatataactgGAAAAAGAAATAGAGTGATTGGCTATTGGACTAATGGTCAAGGaacatctaaaaataataattcaacttCTAGGAACACCCCGAGAATACTTCAGGCAGAGGAACCAACGAGAGCAAAGTGGAGAATAGGGGTTCCAAGTAAGAAAGGGTTCACTGAGTTTGTGAACATACAGTCAGGGAATAAGAGCAATGATGATGAATTACCAGGGTTCTCTATAGAGGTTTTCAGAAAAGTGTGGGACTTGGCCTTAACTTCCACCACTAGTTATGAATTTGTAAACATTGATGGAACTTATGATGATTTGTGTTGCCAAGTTAAGTACCAG GAAATCCACGCTGCTGTGGGAGACATCTCGATTGTGGGAAGTAGGACAAATTGTGTTGATTTTACATTACCGTATTTGGAAACCGGGGTGGCCATGCTTATAAAAGTCCGACACAATGGGCCAAAAGATATGTGGATATTCTTGAAGCCTTTAAGTTGGGATCTATGGTTGGTAATCATCGCCATCTGCATTTTCATAGGGATTGTTGTTCGAGTTTTAGAGCGTCGTGAAAATACAGAATTTAATGGATCAGCAAGAAAGCAACTCAGCACAATTTTGATGTTTCCATGCCAATCTGTGGCTATTCCTCAAA GAGATATGGTAGTAACCAACGGCTCAAGATTGGTGTTGGTGGTATGGATATTTTTGGCCTTAATTTTGATGCAGAGTTACACAGCAAATTTATCTTCAATCTTGACAGTCAATCAATTACAGCCAACAATCCCGAGTATTAAAGAACTGAGAAAATCTTATGTTGGTTACCAGAATCATTCATTTGTAAAAGGCTTCCTAATAAATCAATTAGGATTTCAGGAGTCTATGCTCAAGCCATATTGTTCTGTTGATGACTACCAAGAAGCATTGTCAAAGGGAtctgaaaatgagggagtttcaGCCATCTTTGATGAAATTCCCTACATTAAACTATTTCTTGCTCAATATACTACAGGCTATCTCATGGTTGGGCCCACCTATAGAACAGATGGGTTAGGATTT GCATTACCAATAGGTTCGCCAATGGTTGCTAATTTCTCAAGGGCAATCCTGAATTTCACTCAAGGAAAATACATGAATTCATTGGAGAAAAAGTACTTTGGCATGGTATCCATAGATCAAGACGAGACTGGGGCAGTCTCTTCAGCTAGCCCCAGTCTTACTTCAAGGAGCTTTGCTGGCCTCTTTATCATTATTTCCATCATTGTACTTTTAGCCTTGCTTAGCTCAAAAATCCATATCTTACGAAGGCTCATCCAAAGATACATCTTTAGCAATTCTGGTGATATTGCTCATCCTCCACAAATCAACAACGTTGAAGAAAATCACAATTCTAACCAGAATAATAGAGATGAATCTATAGAAGAAGGTATACTGGAAGGTCGCTCATCATAG